In Haladaptatus sp. R4, the DNA window AAGCGCGTGACTGGCTCGACGTCGGTGAGAGCGAGCGCGGCGAGTTCGAAATCACGGACGTAGTGGAGCGCGTCATCGAGGAATACGACGTCACTGCCGTCGAAGTCGAACGGTGGCTCGACGTGGGACGTCCGTGGGAACTGCTCGAAGCGAACGAATGGAAAATCGGCGAATTGGAACGCGATATCCGTGGGGACGTGAGCGATGGGGCCACGATCACGGGGGATGTAGTCGTGGAAGAGGGTGCAACGGTCAAATCCGGCGTCGTTATCGAGGGACCGGCGCTGATCCGTTCGGACGCAACCATTGGGCCGAACGCGTACATTCGGGGTGCAACGCTCGTGGATAATGGCGCAAAAGTCGGTCACAGCGTCGAAGTGAAAAACAGCGTCCTGTCGCCGGGTGCGACGGTCGGTCATCTCTCCTACGTCGGTGATAGCGTCCTCGGTCGTGACGTGAACTTCGGTGCGGGAACGAACGTGGCCAACCTCCGTCACGACGGTAAGTCGGTCAAACACACGGTGAAAGGCGACCGCGTTTCCACCGGACGGCGGAAGTTCGGTGTCGTCGTCGGCGACAACGTGAAAACGGGCATCAACACCAGTCTCTATCCGGGTGTCACGCTCTCGGAGGGTGTGGTGACACTCCCGAACGAGGAAGTCTCTCGAGACAAGTAACTCCGCGCTGTCCGTTATTTTCGATTATGGAATGAAGTGAGAAGTAAAGGTGCGCGTTAGCACTACCGCATTTCCTCTCGGGCGAGGTTGGCTTCGACGGGGTCGTTGGCACGTCCCTTCTTCACTTCGGTTGCAGTCATACATTCGAAACAGCCGTAGACTTCGTTTCGGTTGTTC includes these proteins:
- the glmU gene encoding bifunctional sugar-1-phosphate nucleotidylyltransferase/acetyltransferase; the protein is MQAIVLAAGEGTRMRPLSASCPKPMLPVAEEPLVAHTARAAVEAGAEELVLVVGYEADTVREYFGAEYAGIPVKYSVQEEQRGTADAVRAAREHIDGPFAVLNGDNLYDTAAVKQLLSNGPGVGTYRVNDPSNYGVISTDGDRATGIVEKPDDPPTDLANTGAYVFPEEARDWLDVGESERGEFEITDVVERVIEEYDVTAVEVERWLDVGRPWELLEANEWKIGELERDIRGDVSDGATITGDVVVEEGATVKSGVVIEGPALIRSDATIGPNAYIRGATLVDNGAKVGHSVEVKNSVLSPGATVGHLSYVGDSVLGRDVNFGAGTNVANLRHDGKSVKHTVKGDRVSTGRRKFGVVVGDNVKTGINTSLYPGVTLSEGVVTLPNEEVSRDK